A window from Mogibacterium neglectum encodes these proteins:
- the asnS gene encoding asparagine--tRNA ligase codes for MKDIEIRELFRNREEYAGKEIVVRGWVRGNRASNQFGFISLNDGTFFTPLQVVYEASKIDNYEEISKVHLAAGVMVKGVLELTPGAQQPFELKATEIAVEADSLSDYPLQKKRHTMEYLREIAHLRPRSNTFSAVFRVRSIVAYAIHKFFQERDYVYVHAPIITGSDAEGAGEMFKVTTLDLSNPPTKEDGSIDYSQDFFGKETNLTVSGQLEGEAMALAFRNIYTFGPTFRAENSNTARHASEFWMIEPEIAFADLADDMDVAEDMVKYIISYTLEHAPEEMEFFNKFVDKGLLDRLRHIVNSDFERVTYTEAVEILKKADKDFQFPVEWGIDLQTEHERYLTEEVFKKPIFVIDYPKEIKAFYMRLNDDGKTVAACDLLVPGVGEIIGGSQREERLDVLEARMDEIGMNRELYDWYVDLRRYGGVKHAGYGLGFERMIMYLTGMSNIRDVIPFPRTPKKAEF; via the coding sequence ATGAAAGATATTGAGATCAGAGAACTCTTCCGAAACAGAGAAGAGTATGCAGGTAAAGAGATTGTTGTCAGAGGCTGGGTGAGAGGTAATCGTGCATCCAATCAGTTTGGTTTCATCTCACTCAATGATGGTACCTTCTTCACTCCGCTTCAGGTTGTGTACGAGGCTTCGAAGATTGATAACTACGAAGAGATTTCCAAGGTGCACCTCGCAGCAGGTGTAATGGTGAAGGGAGTACTTGAGCTTACACCTGGCGCACAGCAGCCATTTGAACTAAAGGCGACAGAGATTGCTGTTGAGGCTGATTCACTATCGGATTATCCGCTGCAGAAGAAGCGTCACACTATGGAGTACCTTAGGGAAATCGCACATCTTCGTCCTAGAAGCAACACATTCTCTGCTGTGTTCAGAGTACGAAGCATCGTTGCTTATGCGATTCATAAGTTCTTTCAGGAGCGTGATTACGTATATGTGCATGCTCCAATTATCACAGGAAGTGACGCAGAGGGTGCTGGCGAGATGTTCAAGGTTACTACACTAGACCTAAGCAATCCACCTACTAAAGAAGATGGCTCTATCGACTACTCGCAGGACTTCTTCGGTAAAGAGACAAACCTCACCGTCTCGGGACAGCTCGAGGGCGAGGCGATGGCTCTTGCTTTTAGAAACATCTATACATTTGGACCTACATTCCGTGCTGAGAACTCCAACACAGCTAGACACGCATCTGAGTTCTGGATGATCGAACCAGAAATTGCATTTGCAGACCTCGCTGATGACATGGATGTTGCAGAGGATATGGTCAAATACATCATCAGCTACACGCTTGAACACGCACCTGAGGAGATGGAATTCTTCAATAAGTTCGTGGACAAGGGATTGCTCGATAGACTTCGCCATATAGTTAACTCAGATTTCGAGAGAGTTACATATACAGAAGCTGTTGAGATTCTTAAGAAAGCTGATAAGGACTTCCAGTTCCCAGTTGAATGGGGAATTGACCTACAGACTGAGCATGAGAGATATCTCACAGAGGAAGTATTCAAGAAGCCTATCTTCGTAATAGATTATCCGAAGGAAATCAAGGCTTTCTATATGAGACTCAACGACGATGGCAAGACTGTTGCGGCTTGCGACCTGCTTGTGCCAGGAGTTGGTGAAATCATCGGCGGAAGTCAGAGAGAAGAGAGGCTCGATGTACTTGAAGCTAGAATGGATGAGATCGGCATGAATAGAGAGCTATACGACTGGTACGTGGATCTTCGTAGATACGGTGGCGTAAAGCATGCTGGCTACGGGCTTGGTTTCGAGAGAATGATTATGTATCTAACAGGAATGAGTAATATACGTGATGTGATACCTTTCCCGAGAACGCCTAAGAAAGCGGAGTTCTAA
- a CDS encoding MSCRAMM family protein: MKRYHKIVKIAFICIFSLQMIVYGFMQTSYAETHGASINTNDNSTNSSVAQSGNLDNTPNLLQSPQQGDPTQNISLKVGTINSGKFSTNKTDFWTDEPIGAAVDMGISGYGVNIYNAKLKITVPKSKGIKKSLKFTDSVNAKLSEKTEDANNWYMTYTFDPLTGASAGTYALPFIFDSATTAENDEIKVKAELFDGDGKLLKSAEHIYKSKVHKMDSRLYVHGQKKYDKANNVYVYDAATTVGHPDITNPKDGAIIRTIDASVKLDMTNQDERGLGHPNPKNVEIVIYLPPEATVRDGILPNLWKYDKATNTLRVNIDKPNFVKGGFVSTDYCDGFGNTLPDIIFKGAPINKVYTLKAEYTVNKGEVGEYRLADREQRFKFEAMPFSQKGNIEVYKTGHGYSEYNHDSKLTGYEKGHNYYYMKSGRYFIGDHEFTNEGMRYRTHIRAWSNRSGFEKPNEVQMGQIYDITTSISDERVHFVGFSAGFFVPDDLNPGWEARLQKAKDDFLKTPNKLYGVDKDGGMTEIAQNVRLFENGANNYVKINDPSRKFVALKLVFDSPIELDNMSFGIYDYVKLMPGEEAKWDNKENGKKQTYSGRSSVTATLKGVSMPKTVYDDGKDGKDGFLNVSPIYPLIAAYQSQNQNVVYETGGTQTPYIVGPDLRKGNWGTYKTAKNVKSVTLLPPGYNCGKDENNKAVPVFKEAQKAGKDGILTQWREFGESRIKVIENYKKTGRTAVIVDYGDVDYNQTRKVTLNIVATKQVRHGSGIVDNYYVYDDNNYIEPYTSGMKYTDKLDLDNDGDNKETFAQVKSELNFILPYELILNKYAKLPNDNAAGVVANADLGGEVDYNISVYNQTIHTVKKFSVIDTMPTNGDHTIVENDQHKYPARGSSFSTPLRMALEDYAPNKEVMKLFDVFYQLSPQGKDLASVRDGEWLTKDQVSDFSKVKSFKLVLKSGQEIAAKKELIIAVPSRVPFNMKLNEKSDSAFNTAAMSTNNVDYLEGRAARVNFVTYGISGKVYYDANENGIFDSEDKPAKNVSITLVNKATGKTAVIPDGHNTPVTAVTDSEGNYRATVYDRGDYVVKYLLNSENTEFNQNKTIGHGISEDEVNNKSGNSIVPESISADKRSAFSGDFKLNPANKKSVQNAALVGYNNLKITKTGMDGNRTERLKDVGFTLYRIEKENGKEKEVKIEECKTDQNGEYVFKRLKFGKYIVKETSAAPTYNNDNAEGKVIEVSDSTSEFRIDFTDTKIKGNIKVHKVDENGKPLKGVEFTIKQNDHIISRAVTDELGYARFNDIAYGQYEVIESKGIKGYEVSKEVHQVEIKETGQVVEFEVVNKKTPYQPPENPPKDNPKKGKHTHPTTSDTLDLLGWGVLLTLSAVAFVAIVKRRRVNN, translated from the coding sequence ATGAAAAGATACCATAAGATAGTGAAAATTGCTTTTATATGTATTTTTTCTTTACAGATGATTGTTTATGGGTTTATGCAAACTTCATATGCAGAAACACACGGAGCATCTATAAATACAAATGATAATAGTACGAATTCTTCCGTAGCACAAAGTGGCAATTTAGACAATACGCCGAACTTGTTGCAAAGCCCGCAACAAGGAGATCCTACTCAGAATATTTCACTTAAGGTAGGAACTATCAATAGCGGTAAATTCAGTACAAACAAAACGGATTTCTGGACAGATGAACCGATAGGAGCCGCAGTTGATATGGGAATATCGGGTTATGGAGTCAATATTTATAATGCGAAGCTCAAAATCACCGTACCGAAATCCAAAGGAATCAAAAAATCTCTCAAATTTACAGACTCTGTCAACGCTAAATTGAGTGAAAAGACGGAGGATGCGAATAATTGGTATATGACATATACCTTTGATCCTTTGACCGGAGCGAGTGCGGGAACGTATGCCTTGCCGTTCATTTTTGACTCGGCTACAACTGCGGAAAATGATGAGATAAAAGTTAAAGCGGAGCTTTTTGACGGAGACGGCAAGCTTCTGAAATCTGCGGAACACATTTATAAATCAAAGGTCCATAAGATGGACTCAAGACTTTATGTGCATGGACAGAAAAAATATGATAAGGCTAATAACGTGTACGTATATGATGCTGCGACTACAGTGGGACACCCTGATATTACAAACCCAAAAGATGGAGCAATCATCAGGACTATAGATGCATCGGTTAAATTGGATATGACAAACCAGGATGAGAGAGGCTTAGGTCATCCTAATCCTAAAAATGTTGAGATAGTTATTTATCTTCCACCTGAAGCCACTGTCCGTGATGGTATCCTTCCTAATTTATGGAAGTACGATAAAGCTACCAATACTCTTAGGGTGAATATTGATAAACCTAATTTTGTTAAGGGCGGTTTTGTTTCAACGGATTATTGTGATGGGTTCGGCAATACCCTTCCAGATATAATATTTAAGGGTGCGCCCATTAATAAAGTTTACACGTTGAAAGCGGAATATACTGTAAATAAGGGTGAAGTAGGAGAGTATCGACTTGCGGATCGTGAGCAAAGATTTAAATTTGAAGCGATGCCCTTTTCACAAAAAGGCAATATAGAAGTGTATAAAACTGGTCATGGGTATTCAGAATATAATCATGATTCTAAACTTACAGGCTATGAAAAGGGTCACAACTATTATTATATGAAATCTGGACGATATTTCATTGGGGATCATGAATTCACCAATGAAGGTATGCGCTACAGAACGCATATTAGAGCATGGAGCAACCGCTCTGGATTTGAAAAGCCTAATGAAGTTCAAATGGGACAAATATATGATATAACAACGTCGATAAGTGATGAACGTGTGCATTTTGTGGGATTTTCCGCAGGCTTTTTTGTTCCCGACGACTTAAATCCCGGATGGGAAGCTAGGCTTCAGAAAGCAAAGGATGATTTTTTGAAGACTCCAAATAAACTTTACGGAGTTGATAAAGATGGTGGTATGACTGAGATCGCCCAGAATGTTAGACTGTTCGAAAACGGCGCAAATAATTATGTGAAAATTAATGATCCAAGTAGAAAATTTGTAGCACTTAAACTCGTTTTTGATTCACCGATTGAGCTCGATAATATGTCTTTTGGGATTTACGATTATGTTAAACTTATGCCTGGAGAAGAGGCAAAATGGGATAATAAAGAGAATGGTAAGAAGCAGACTTATAGCGGACGTTCAAGCGTCACAGCAACGCTTAAGGGAGTCAGTATGCCTAAAACCGTATACGATGATGGAAAAGATGGAAAAGATGGATTTTTGAATGTAAGCCCTATCTATCCACTTATTGCGGCTTATCAGAGTCAAAATCAAAATGTGGTTTATGAGACTGGAGGTACACAGACGCCTTATATAGTAGGACCTGATCTTAGAAAAGGTAATTGGGGAACTTACAAGACAGCAAAAAATGTCAAATCAGTTACCCTTCTTCCTCCCGGATATAACTGTGGAAAAGATGAAAATAACAAAGCGGTTCCAGTATTCAAAGAGGCTCAAAAAGCTGGTAAAGATGGAATACTAACTCAGTGGAGAGAATTCGGAGAATCAAGGATAAAGGTTATCGAAAATTATAAAAAAACGGGTCGCACTGCCGTTATAGTGGATTATGGTGACGTTGATTATAATCAAACGCGTAAGGTAACGCTCAATATTGTTGCAACAAAGCAAGTTAGACATGGCTCTGGGATTGTTGATAATTATTATGTATATGATGATAATAATTATATTGAGCCATATACAAGTGGGATGAAATACACAGATAAACTTGATCTGGATAATGATGGTGATAACAAAGAAACTTTTGCGCAGGTTAAGAGTGAGCTCAACTTTATACTGCCATATGAGTTGATTTTGAATAAGTATGCCAAGTTACCAAATGATAATGCCGCAGGCGTTGTTGCGAACGCTGATCTCGGAGGGGAGGTCGACTACAATATTTCTGTGTATAATCAAACTATTCACACGGTAAAGAAATTCAGTGTGATTGATACTATGCCAACCAATGGGGATCATACTATTGTTGAAAATGATCAACACAAATATCCAGCAAGAGGTTCAAGTTTTTCAACGCCACTTCGTATGGCTCTTGAAGATTACGCCCCTAATAAGGAAGTAATGAAGCTTTTTGATGTCTTCTATCAGCTTTCGCCGCAGGGAAAGGATTTAGCGAGTGTAAGGGACGGAGAATGGTTAACAAAAGACCAGGTAAGTGATTTCAGTAAAGTGAAATCTTTTAAGCTTGTGCTCAAGAGTGGTCAGGAGATAGCCGCAAAGAAAGAATTAATAATTGCGGTACCGTCACGAGTTCCTTTCAATATGAAATTGAATGAGAAGAGCGACAGTGCCTTCAATACAGCAGCAATGTCAACTAATAATGTGGATTATCTGGAAGGTAGAGCTGCGAGAGTGAACTTCGTTACATACGGAATAAGCGGAAAGGTTTACTATGATGCTAACGAGAACGGTATATTTGATTCTGAGGATAAACCAGCGAAGAACGTAAGTATAACTTTAGTTAACAAAGCTACAGGCAAAACTGCGGTTATTCCGGACGGGCATAATACTCCTGTTACAGCGGTGACTGACTCCGAAGGGAATTACAGAGCTACGGTATATGATCGGGGTGATTATGTGGTTAAGTATTTATTGAATTCGGAAAATACCGAATTCAACCAGAATAAGACCATAGGACACGGGATATCCGAGGATGAAGTAAATAATAAGTCCGGAAACTCTATAGTGCCAGAAAGCATTTCTGCGGACAAACGTTCTGCATTCTCTGGTGATTTTAAGTTGAACCCCGCTAATAAAAAGTCGGTTCAAAACGCCGCTTTAGTAGGATATAACAATTTAAAAATAACAAAGACTGGCATGGACGGTAATAGGACGGAGCGGCTTAAAGATGTTGGCTTTACCTTATACAGAATAGAGAAGGAAAACGGCAAAGAAAAAGAAGTCAAGATTGAAGAATGCAAGACGGATCAAAATGGCGAATATGTATTTAAGAGACTCAAATTCGGAAAATACATAGTTAAAGAGACCTCAGCCGCTCCAACATATAACAACGACAATGCCGAAGGGAAAGTAATAGAGGTATCTGATTCGACAAGTGAATTCAGGATAGACTTTACAGATACCAAGATAAAAGGAAATATCAAGGTTCACAAAGTTGACGAAAACGGAAAACCTCTGAAAGGCGTGGAATTCACAATCAAGCAGAATGATCACATAATATCAAGGGCTGTCACTGACGAATTAGGTTATGCCAGATTCAACGATATTGCCTATGGTCAGTATGAGGTTATTGAAAGCAAAGGCATTAAAGGCTATGAGGTAAGCAAGGAAGTACATCAGGTTGAAATTAAGGAGACTGGACAGGTTGTGGAATTTGAAGTCGTAAATAAGAAAACTCCATATCAACCGCCTGAAAATCCTCCGAAA